The Balaenoptera acutorostrata chromosome 2, mBalAcu1.1, whole genome shotgun sequence genomic sequence gcgccacaactactgagcctgcgctctagagcccctgagccagtgtgccacaactactgaagcctgtgtgcctagagcccgcgctccacaacaagagaagccaccgcaatgagaaggccgcccAGTGTAATGAAGAgcaacccccgctcaccgcaactagagaaagcccacgcgcagcaacaaagacccaacgcagccaaagataaatttaaaaacaaataaataaataaaataaaataatttaaaaaaagaaaagaaccactTAAGTGTAATCTACATGTTGAACATCCTTTTCACCAGCACTTTAAGTATAGacaatcaacaaacaataaatcaAGCCCTGACTTGTAACATTTATCACTTCCTGTAGTGTAAATGCTCTCACCATGGCCgattttaacacattattgaccggGGATGTATTAATGCCACAGGTGTtaatttctgcaaaaatcccccggtcaataatgtgttaagttACTAGTGTGGTGACACAGAACACAGAGTTAGCAAGCAATGTCCTGCAAAATGGCATTATCCAGTATTTCCACCACCAGATACAGTATAGGTAAAATATCTCAAGAGCACAGATAATAGTGACATGGGAATAATAAAATCCCTAAGGCACAGGGGAGTTATGTAAATCTCAAGATAACTCACattgtctggcatatagtaaatgctcaatatatAGAAGtcataacatatataaatattttattatctaacAAcatgtaccacctcacaccttcCCATATGCCCCAGTTACACGGGGTCACACACAGTCACAGTGTCAAGCCAGCGTATTAGACCGTCAGCTTGGCAAAAGCTGGGGGTTTTGTCTTGTCCTGTTCATGGCTGTGTCCCCAacacctaaaacagtgcctgataAAATTTGCATGAATGAGTAAAGCTCACACAGCATTGTTACTTGGACTACCACAGCTAGCCCCATGAGTAccatggggggggggagggtacTGGGAATGAGTCTCTATTTCTCACATATTAACATAAATAAGGATGGGGGGgtgtcttttttatttgttgatgTTTCTCTAgccctgcacagtgcctggcacggagcagaagctcaataaatataagTTGAACAGATTAATATAATGTACACTGTCTGAGCTCGGGCTCAGAATAAATACCAAGTGACAGAGGGACCCGGAGAGTCCTGGAAGAGGGGGTCAGCAGCAAGGACCCCGGCCCAGACCAGTGAGGTAGAGTAGCTAGACCCCATCACCAGGGGCCCCAAGAAAGGAAGGCAAGATTCAGTCTTGGTCCAGAGGGTGGCACCTAGGCCTGGGGGTCACGTCAGCTGTATCAAGGGGAGTCCGGGGGGCCTTGGGTGGCCACGTGGAAGAGGCCCCAGACCGTGGCGTCTGCCGAGAGCTGCCAGGCGCGAGGCTCCCGGACCGTGGGGCGCAGGTCGACGCTCAGGCGCTGTCCGGCATCCAGGTGCAGCAGGCCACTCCGGAAACCAGCCGTTGAGTTCCCCGAGGATGGGGGTGGCAGGTCCAAGGTCAGGGCCAGGGCAGCGGCCCCAGCTTGGAGAGGCCGCAGGCGCAGGGCCACGGAGACGGAGCCGGAGCTGTTGCCATTGCTGGCCATCGCACGCTTCAGCGCCAAGTGCAAGAAAACATAGTAGACTCCGGCCTGGGCCACCACCACCTCGTGTGTGTGCTTGTCGTAGCTCACACCGGGCGCCAGGGTCACACCTGTCATTCCCCGCTCGCTGCACCAGTGCAGGGGCCCTTCGGTCAGCTGTACTGTGGGAGGAAGAGGCAGGGTACCCTTAGCATGGGAGCATCGCTGAGGGTTGAGGTcacagccctggggaggggaggaggggcgctgagggagagaagacaagagggaaaagtggggaggggggtaTGAGAAAGATAAGGGGACTCGGAGAGGGAAGAGGGTCTCAGAGGgagggggggctgggggaggggaaggggggctagaaggaaggaaaggattcCAAGGGAGGGGGAAGACTCTCTGGAAGAGGGAGATTGAGGAAGTGGAGGAGACTCACAGGAGGTGGCGGTGGAAGGGGACAGACTTCCAGgaaccaggaggaggaggaaatgtaATGCCAAAAAGGATGATGGAGGGGAaaaggggatggggggatggagtttggagagggaggagagggggatgAGGGGCAGAGTTAGGATAGAATGAAGGGACtcagagtgggggggggggaagaggaggggggatggagaaggggaagagcgggggggggggggaagggagggggaggttgtgggggaaggaggaaaagtccTAGAGGAAAgataaagggagggaggagggggtggagggtgaAGGAGGAGGGGACTCCAAGGAGAGGACAGGATGGGGAGAAGGTCTCCTTAAGAGAGAAGGTAAGGAGATGGCAGGAGAGTCCGGAAGGGGGAGGGCAAGGGGGTGGGAAGAAGAGTCCccagaaaggggaggggagcGAGGGAGGGTCTCCGGAGGGAGGACGAGGAGGGGAGtctggaagggggaggggcagaggaaggaggtaGAGAGGAGAGTCTccagaagaggagggaggagggtctCGGGAAGAGGGAGCGGAAGTGAACGGGAAAGAGGGTTTccaaaagggaggaagggagacagggctggggaggaggggtccGTCTCTCCCAGAGCCCAGTGGGACAGACTCTACCAGTCTGAGATTTGCGGCATCCAGCCCCAGCTCTGAGAGGGCGGGGTCTGAGGTGGGCACAGATGGGGgtcagaggaggaggagacccCGAGAGGGGCTGACGAGGTCCTAAGAAGGGAGGGGACACTTTTCaaagaagggaggggaagagggtagATTGGGTCACAAAGGAAGCCTCCCTCTCCTGGGGCTCTCCGGCTTAGTGCACCCTCCCCCCTGTCTGGGGGAATCACTCACCACCGTCGGCCACCACCAGCTGTGCAAACACGCCCTGCCGAGAGAGGACAAGCGGAAAGTGGGTGGAGGTCCCCCCTCCCGCGCCCGCAGCCCTCTGGAAAGTGGGGTCCCCGGGATCTGCGCAAGTCTTGAGCCTACGCTCCCTTCCCTTCCCGCTGCAAACGAGCGCGCGCGCTGCCCCAGGCCTGCTGTGTGCAAGGACAGAACCCCGAGGACTCaggagggaaaagaggagagagtcCCTCCGGGGGGCTTGGCACTGGGGAGTcttgagagagaaaggggagtaCCCCAAGGGTCCGGGAGAAAACCAAGGTTCTCCGCGAGTTACGAAAGAAAGGGGGACCCCCCTCAGTGGTTCGAGATAAAGTGTCCCTCGGGGTCCGCGATGGAGAAAGTGCTCCCCTCTGGGGTCCCGGGATGAGGTGGGGTCTCACGGGGGTGCAGGATGAGAAGGGTGCCCCCCGAAGTCCTGCATAAAGAAGGGGTGCCTTCGGAGGTCCAAGAGGGACGATGGGGGTCCCTCCACCCTCGGCCTGGGATGCATTAAGGACCTCGTGGTGAGGCGGGGGGGAGAGCGGATGGAGAAGGGGTCCCGGAACTGGGTAGGGGTCTCTCCCGGGGTCCAGATCGGGCCGCATCTCACCTGCGGAGAGTCGGGGAGGCGGGTGCGGCCGTCGGGCGTCAACCCCAGGCCCTCCGGGAGTCTCAGGCTGGGCGCGGAGCCGGGGACCGGCGATGCAGGGGCCCCGGGCGCGGCCCAGGCGCGCACCAGGCAGGCGGCGCAGGCGGCGGCGAGCAGCAGCAGCGCGGCGCTCAGGGCCCAGGGCAGCGGGTGGCAGGAGCGGCCCGAGGGCGCGAGCGGCCGCTGAGCCTCGGGGTCCGGGGCGGCGTGGGTGCTGGGGTGCATGGCCGGCTGCGGGCGGCTGCGGTCCGAGGCCGCTGCACCGCACTTTATACCCAATCCGGAAGCCCCGCTTTCCGGGGAGTGGCCCGTGGGGATCCCAGAGATCCGCCCGGTAGGTTGGttcccgcccgccccgccccgccccgcctcctccacCTTCTGTCCGAACTTTCCCTAACTTTCTCTTCCCCGGATCTCTCCCTCTATccatctccttttctctctctctctctctcgctctcgctctcgctctcgctctctctctctctcgctcgctctcgctcgctctctctctctctctctctctctctctctctctctctgtcactctctctctctgtcactctctctctctctccctccaagcTCTGCCCCACCgatcctcttgtgtctccctggTTATCTACCTCTGCgcctctctgcttctctgcctctttccccAATTTCTTATCACTCCCTAGTCCCCCAGTACTGGGGCCCCCCCAGGGCTCTCCTAAACCCGGCACTTCTTCAGAGGGGTCGGAAGAGAGCCAGGCCTCAGCCTCTTCTCCTGTGGAGCATAAGTCCTCCCAGTAGAACCCTAAGTGCCCTGctcagccctccccctcccctccctctctttccccaggACCCCTGGACCTTCCCTGGCCTGCCCCCGCCCACCCACCTAGACGCTTCCCGTCAGGGGCCCCCTGGACCCCACAAGCAGAAGGCTGGAGAGTCCAGGTGGAGAAATTCCCCTTGTAGGAAAGGGACAGCCTTGAGTGAGGCGGAGGAAACTCAAATTTCCCGTTCGCTCTCCGGTGGTGGTGTCGGCGGGGgcgggaggaggagaagagaagcGGTCAAAACTCGGCCCCAAAAGAGGAAGCAACCCTGGATTGAGAGATGGCCAGCCCTAGAAAAGCCCTGGGCTCCCACAGAAGCCCTGCTGTGCCCAGACCAGCCAGCCAACTCCCGAACCCTCTCCAGGATTCACTTTCCCTATAGAAAATGGAAGGGTGGACCGGGCAATTGATCTCAGCCATCCATCAGCCGTCcaggaaatggggggaggggagttggTTCAACTGAACAAGGATCGGATGCCGGCCCTGTATTCAATCTTGTATTAGGCCTCTCTGGGGAATTAAGAGGAGCCCACTGTGATAATAACTGGCTCGTGTTGACTCACAGGTCCTGAACGCTTCCGTTTTACCAGCGGTTTATAAAGCACAATGCCCagaccagcatcacctgggaacttgctagcTCTGCAAATTCTAGCACCTCACCCGAGACCTATAGACATTCTGGGAGTGGAAGCCCTGCAATCAGTGTCTGAAGGAGCCTTCCAGAAGATTCTGACACTTGCCCAAGTTGGAGAATCCACTGCATGGTACCAAGGTTGTTCCTTCGCACCTGGTGTccccctgcctggaatgttctttccccaGATCTGCGGCCAGCTGTCCTTCTGAGTAAAGAGGATGAATTCAGCTCCAGCCCCTACTTTCACTCTCTCCCAAAACCCCACTGCAGTGATAGTATAAGTGATTGTTTTAAAAGCTACACCAAAAATTGTAAGCCATGTGGGTGGAATGCCAAATATAATTTCTTAGCCAAATTCCACAATCACCACCGTGTCTCAAGCCTCAGTTATTGGTGACCGCCCCCCAACTCCGAAAGAGAGTGTGATGGGTGGCAGCTAAAATAGAAGCGTTGGTCTAAAGTTAATTCCCAAAAGAGATATCAGCTCTGCTCCCCATCAGGGTGGAAACGCAGccgttttgggttttttgggttttttttttttcctccagacaGCGGAAATGGCAGCGTTTCTGGTGGGAGGAACGCAGCTGATGGTAGAAGAATCACGCCAAAAGCATGTGTTAAACAAATGTGTGAACTTGAATGCAGGATTTGAAACTTTCCCACCTTGACCCTCGCCCCCCACTCAGCAGCCAGGATCTGAAAGATGGGGATGGTGGGATCCTTTCTCTGAGGAATCTGACCAACCAGGAAGATAGATATAAAGATACTGAGGCCAAAAAGCCCTCCCCAGATACCATTGCTCTGTCAAGAAGCTCACAGGCCACAGGCCAATCTGCTTATTATTAAGCCCTACCCCACAGCAATGTCACAGACAAGGGTTGTCTGAGCTGACAAAAAGAGGAATTCAGAGGACTCCCAGTCAACATCTCAGACAACCCAAATGAAAAGTGTCTCTCTCTCGGGCCCTGGTTACATCACCCCATGACATTACCTTACTAGCAGTTTCCACCACGTGAGATattcttgttcatttgttttctcacTCATGGCTGTTTCCCCCATGAAACTGTTATCTCCCAAAGAGGAGCATCTTTACCTGCCTTGTTTCCAACCTAGAAAATTGCAGGCCTCGATCGTACTGACTGAttgatttaatgaataaatgaatgcagtaTAGCATAACAGTTACCAGCATGCACTCCAGAGGTGAACAAACTGCAGTCTGACATCAAATGTTTTgtttgattattttcattttgaatcagCTGGGAAAAGTCAAAAGAAGACTCTTTCCTGACGTGCAAAtcatgtgaaattcaaatttcagtgtccacaaataaaattgtattgacACACAGCCACCCTCATTTGTTTCCATATTGTCTGTGGCGATTTGTGCAATATTATGGCAGAGTGGAGTAGTTACAACAGAGATTGTCTGGCCCACAAAGCCCCAAATATTTACTCTCTCTGGTCCCTTTCAGAGGAAAATTTGCTGCCCCTGTCTAGAGTCTTGAATTTTAGCCCTCAAATTtcttgctgtgtgattttgggcaagctgcttcacctctctgagcctcacttttcaCATCTGCTAAATGGGAATAAGAGTAGGTCTCAAAGCATAGCTGAGAGCTTGCTGTGAGCAGTGCCAGGTACATGGCAAATGCTCATTCCAGGTGAGCTGGGTCACTGACTCTTTTCTACAATTCCAATATGTGGATGTAAAAAAACTAAGACTCCAAAAGTTGAAGTCATCGAGCCAAGGACTGACAGTGACTGTTCTGAACTCTCTCGATGCTGAGGGGCTTAGCAGAGTTCTGTACACCCCCTCCAGAGCGGTGAAACAATGTCTGGCAGGGGAAGGCTCAGGCCACAGCCTGGGGAAGGCTCAGGCCGCAGCCAGGGAGCGCCATGACGTATTGTTGTGGTCGGTACATCTGAGATAGGCAGCCCCGCCCACTATGGAGCTCTCAGCATCAGCTGCCTAGCACCCCACGGTTTAGTACAGTTGCACCTCTGTGCTCAGCTGTCTCCCTGAGGTGAGCGTGGGCCCTGGTTTTCCTCACCTCTAGGGGAAAGGCCTGAATTCTCACTGTCGCCATCATAGGGCTCAAGGGAGGGACTGGGCAGGAAGCAGTTGGAGGGGGGAGCACCCTTCTCCCCCTTGGAGGCCCAGCGAACaggcacctcctccaggaagtatGCCTTGATTTTTCCTAGCAAACTCACCTCCTTCTCTCTGGGCCCCCGACTGCCCCCCATCCCGTATGTGGCCTCCCCCAGGGTCAACTTTCCACTGGTGTGGATCTTCCACGTCCCCCAGGGGAAAGGCAAAGCCTGAAAGAGACCCTTAGTGATTGCTGGGTAAGTGCACAGTGAGAGGGTACAGGACCCCATGGGGGGCTGTGAaccaagaagagaagaaaaaagagaagggaagggttGAGTGAGGTTGGTCTCGAGCCGAGGGGGTATCCACATGTGTTGAAGGAGGAAATTGATGCAGAGAGGGGAACTGTGTTCTCCAAGTTAGTCAGGTCTCTGGAAAAGCTGGGTCCAAGTCTCCTCAGCCCTGGATAGGCCAGGGAAACACAGACCTGGCACAGGAGTGCACCTGTGATATTGTGTAAACACGACAAGGCATGATGGCATAATTAGGCTTTGTGGAGTTGGGGTGCCTATCCAGCTACTCTGGAATTGTGTGTTTCCAGTGTGATGTGTGTTCAGGGATCAGGAAAGGGgattgggtggggggggggggtcccatgCGTGCACCAGTGTGCTTCTGGTTGAGGAACAACAATAGCACAAGATCCAAACCACTTaacttcaaatcccagctctacctcttGCTAGTTGTATGATCTTGAGCAAATGCCTTCACCTCTCTGCCTTGAGGTTTCCATCTGACAAGTATAGCTAACACAGGGACCACCTCCTAGGATTACTGTCCAGAATCGGGAGccagaacagcacctggcatacagtaggtgctctcCAGGACTAGTCATCATTGCTGCCAGTGGGGCTGACCGTCTGGTGCCTCTGTGCGACTGTAGGCAGGGGTTTGATCTTGTGGATGAAGCACCAGGGTCCAGAAACAAGTGCGGACATCTGAGCCAAAAACAGGCAGGAAATATTCTGAACGGAAATAGCTGCAAGAGTCATTGAAAGAGAAATGGTCAGATTATCACTCATAGAATCAGTTCAGTAATCAAGCTGTGGAGGAGGTTGAGTCATCTCTTTGGGGCTCATTAGAGATCTCTAAGGgctaagaaaacaaagaatgggGATTTGGTTTCAGAGCAAAGATACATTTGCATAGCACATATCTGGAAGGTATATTAAAAAGCTAGGGGGACTTAGGAGAATGATCTGAAAAAGAGATCATGGACCTTTCACTGTATAAGCTTCcgcccacttgcattttccatgtttgctttcttttggtttttgtgtgtgtgttacataCAGAATGGTGGTCAGGTGTGagcacacaaagaaaaaaaccagtggccacatacacaaaaattttttaaagcgaaaaaaataagcagagaaagaaagaaaccggTGGCCTTAGCTGTTTGGAGGAAGGGAAAATTTAACATCAGTGACATCAAAGGCAGGAAATGGTGTTTCCCTGCTAATGGCAGTGGaaggacacagggatggggaagacCCAGGCAAACCAGGGCAGGCCCTGGGTACCCCTCAGAGGGGCCCCGTCTGTGAAAAACCAGCTCATTCTGCTGGGAAAGTAGCCAGCCTGCCCCAGGAAGGAAGCCCCAGCAGGGCTACCACCTGGAAGGGACTCTCCAACTGGCCCAGAGGGGCAGACACCAGACAGACACCGGCGTACAAAAGACACCCCCATTCAGGCGGTACACAATCACACAAACCGCGACAGACACACAAATAcaccacacagacatacacacactcacacacacccacacactgagacacataatCATAGATACGCAAGAGTAGCCACCAAAGCtggccacagacacacacagagacacaacaGATACATATTCAGAGCATATACACCAAGAATAGAAGGACACACAATCGCAGACCTACAATCACACACATACCAAAACAGTGGTGGAGATACACCACACAGGCACATGCTAAGACATGCCCAGAGGTGCAATCATAGATACACAAGATCAGCTGCCCAAGCTAGCCACAAGCACACAAAAGGACACATCCGTGCCCACGATCACACATACCCACTAACACATAGCCTGAAAGAGTCTCAAAGGCTCTGGGGTATGCATTCAGAGACAGACAATATCAGATGCCCAGAGACCACCAAAGGCACTCAAGTCACACACTGACACAGGCTGACCTGGAGAGACTGGCAGAGACACAAAGTACAAGAaacccaggccccgcccccagtgAAGATCCAGGTCCCACTCTTCGAGCCACCCAAGATCCACCCCCCACAGAGGGGACCCAGGCCCTCCTTCTGGGggtctatccctccctcccttaagGAACCTCTGGGTCCCTTTCCTTGGAGGCGACACCCAGTGTAGGCCGCGGGCGACCCCTGGTGGACCGGGCGCCTCAGTCCAGGGCTGCACTGAATGGGTCGGTGGGAGGGGGGCGTCTAGGCCCACAAAGGAAGGAAAGGTGCTTCGGCATCGACTGCAAAGCCCGGAGTAAGGTGCGTGGCAACGGGGGAGCGGGGACACGGGCGGCCGGAGCGGGATCAGACGGCCTTGGACACGGGAACAGAGCGTGGGAAGCAGGAGTGGGATGGAGGACCCTCACCCGTCCCCACTCGGTGCGATCCCGGGTCCCCGCGGGGAGGGTGCTGCTCCGGGGACTGTGGAAGACGCGATAAGCCCGGCGGCGAATTCCCATTGGTCCGCGCCCGACCAATGAGGAACGGCGAGGACTCCCGGCGGGGCGGGGCAAGACAGGGCAACCGTTGATAGAGATGGAAGGGACCCGCTTACCCAGCCTGGCTCTCAGCCCGAAAATGACCACCAGGGAATCGCCCAAGGTCTGCAATGCCCAGCACGGAGACCGCTGGCCCAGGAGGACTCTCGTCAACTCCGATATGACTTTGACCCGCGGAACCCTGAAAAAGGTGGGCTTGCCCCTCCCAGAgttgatcccaatctcccaagccTTGCCCTCTCATCAGCCCCTCCCACTTCCATGTCATTCTCCCAGGCCCCGCCCACTTCTTAGCCATCATTATCTCAAGCCTTGCCCACCCCCAGTCTCGCCCACTTTCCCATCATTCTCCCTAGGCTCCGCCCACTTCTTAGACAGCAACGTTCCAGGCCTTGCCCACTTTCCTACCCCACccacttttctacttttcttcGTCCTGCACCATCCTCTCCCCCGGCTCTGCCCTTCTATTGTCTCCTATCTGAAATCCTCGGCCCTGCCCTGGGTTACACTTTTCCAGaactccctgcccccttcccagtCCAGACCTTCGAACCATCCCCATCCCTAGTCTGAACTTCCCTGGGGACACCACAGCCTGCGGGTCTCTGAGCATTTTGTCTGAGCATTTAGGCCCCGCCCATTTTGTTCCTCTCTCTACCTTCTTCCAGACCTCACCCACGCTTTCAAGACCTTACCccacttcagactatattacaaagctacagtaatcaagacagtttggtactggcacaaaaacagaaacatagatcaatggaacaggatagaaagcccagagataaacccacgcacatatggtcaccttatctttgataaaggaggcaagcatatacagtggagaaaagacagcctcttcaataagtggtgctgggaaaactggacagctacatgtaaaagtatgaaattagaacactccctaacaccatacacaaaaataaactcaaaatggattaaagacctaaatgtaaggccagacactatcaaactcttagaggaaaacataggcagaacactctatgacatacatcacagcaagatcctttttgacccaactcctagagaaatggaaataaaaacacaaataaacaaatgggacctaatgaaacttaaaagcttttgcacagcaaaggaaaccataaacaagaccaaaagacaaccctcagaatgggagaaaatatttgcaaatgaagcaactgacaaaggattaatctccaagatttacaagcagctcatgcagctcaataacaaaaaaacaaacagcccaatccaaaaatgggcagaagacctaaatagacatttctccaaagaagatatacagattgccaacagacacatgaaagaatgctcaacatcattaatcattagagaaatgcaaatcaaaactacaatgagatatcatctcacaccggtcagaatggccatcatcaaaaaatctacaaacaataaatgctggagagggtgtggagaaaagggaacactcttgcactgttggtgggaatgtaaattgatacagccactatggagaacagtatggcggttccttaaaaagctaaaaatagaactaccatacgacccaggaatcccactactgggcatataccctgagaaaaccataattcaaaaagagtcatgtaccaaaatgttcattgcagctctatttacaatagccaggacatggaagcaacctaagtgtccatcatcggatgaatggataaagaagatgtggcacatatatacaatggaatattactcagccataaaaaggaacaaaatggaggtatttgtagtgaggtggatggacctagagtctgtcatacagagtgaagtaagtcagaaagagaaaaacaaatacagtatgctaacacgtatatatggaatctaagagaaaaaaaaaaggtcatgaagaacctagtggcaggacgggaataaagacacagacctactagagaatggacttggggatatggggagggggaagggtaagatgtgacagggtgagagagtggcatggacatagatacactactaaatgtaaaataaatagctagtgggaagcagtcgcatagcacagggagatcagctcggtgctttgtgaccacctagaggggtgggatagggagggtgggagggagggagacgcaagaggaaagagatatgggaacatatgtatatgtataactgattcactttgttatacagcagaaactaacacaccattgtaaagcaattatactccaataaagatgttaaaaaaaaaagagggtacaCAAACACCCCCTTCTCAGGTAGAACCATAAGAAATGTACTAGTTCTTAGCGTTAAGCAAGGGACATGTTCTATTGACCAGAGGACAGAATgccaaaaaatcaaattaattggAGAGCTGGGTCTTATCCTCCTCAAGTTACTCCCCCTGCAGTTTTCATTCTGCATGTTTATCTGCAAGAAaaactatttgttttatatttactttgttCTTTAATAAACACCCTGTAGATTTTCTTAGGATTTAATTAAGGTAGTCAAGTCACTCACAAATTAAGACACAACAAATttcatataaaaaagaaacaatattttgtGAAGCAGTCTGATTTTAATTCAGCAATA encodes the following:
- the TNFSF9 gene encoding tumor necrosis factor ligand superfamily member 9, with the protein product MHPSTHAAPDPEAQRPLAPSGRSCHPLPWALSAALLLLAAACAACLVRAWAAPGAPASPVPGSAPSLRLPEGLGLTPDGRTRLPDSPQGVFAQLVVADGVQLTEGPLHWCSERGMTGVTLAPGVSYDKHTHEVVVAQAGVYYVFLHLALKRAMASNGNSSGSVSVALRLRPLQAGAAALALTLDLPPPSSGNSTAGFRSGLLHLDAGQRLSVDLRPTVREPRAWQLSADATVWGLFHVATQGPPDSP